The Brassica oleracea var. oleracea cultivar TO1000 chromosome C7, BOL, whole genome shotgun sequence sequence TGTAGAGTATCTTTGTAATCAATTCTCCCTTTGACTACACCTTGTATATATATAGTGGTGTAAACAATAAGAAATATACAACACATTCTCACAAATGTAGTAATATAGTAGTAATATTCTACTCATAACTCTGAACGGAACCGTTTTTTCTATTCAAACACCGAAATACTTAAAGACACAAACGAGGCTAAGAGAACTAAATATTTCTCTAAAAGCTATAAATTCATGTTAACAAATAATTTGAGAAGTTAGCCATAACAATGATTTTCTTATCTTTGCCGAATCTGTACTTGTCGTAGAATGTGTTTGTATATAAAGTAAACAAAATTTACAGTTATTTTTTAAAAAGGGGAGAAAGGTATTTTAGAATACCTTATTTGGGTGAAGTAAGTTAATGGTCGGGAGTGACTCTCTCTCTCTCTTTACGAGAGAAGGTCTATTACATAGTGCAAACACTATTGGGCGCAAACTATTCGAACTCAAACGTGTTGATGCAAGCTCACTGCCACTTGCTCGCTGCACCACCGAGCCACTCGAATAGCTGCGGTTATGTTATCACCTCACTCTTATTTAAGCTTTCATTTCTTGCGTTTCATCTCAAGTTATTATGTACGCTAGTAGTTATTTTGTATGCGTCTTTATATGTTGTTCATCAATTATTTTAAACTTCTAAAATGCTGATAAAATAATTACTTGAGCTTTAAGCAAACCTTTTCCACATTTTAGTATATAGACTTAAGTAGATGAGGTGGTTTAATCACCAAGACAATGTGACTAAAGACTCGTTCAATGCAAGTTAAACCAATCAAACACACACAACTAACAAAACTCATTTCTAAATTAAGTAAACACACCCTGAACACACTCACCATACACAAAAACTCAACACACTACCATATTTTTTCAAAACAAAAACCAAAAACAAAATATAAATCAAGAAACCAAAGAGAAAACATTCCAGTCATTGAATCGGAGATAAGCAATCTCCGGCACTCTTTCCTTCAATGCCGATAACGAAACCGCTCGGATCAAACACAACTCTTCGATCTCAGCCACCACATCAGTACAGTAAACCGCCACTCCTTGTAATCCTAACCGTGATCCTCCTCGTTGTCTTCTTCATCGGTTTCTGCGCTCTCTATTTCTGCAAGTGTTTCTTCCACACTGTCTCACAGGCCTGGGATCGCCGTTACGGCAACAGATCACCCGGAAATCAAATCCAATCACAACAAGAAAACGCCAGTCAACCACCGGTTAACCCCGGTTTAGAGCCGCATATCATCCAATCCTTCCCATTGTTTCCATTCTCCTCGGTGAAAGATCTTAGAGAAGACAACCAAGGACTCGAATGCGCGATTTGTCTTCTCGAGTTCGAAGAAGAACACGTCCTCCTACGACTTCTAACAACATGCTACCATGTTTTTCATCAAGAATGCATCGATAGATGGCTTGATTCCAACAAAACATGCCCTGTTTGTCGCCGAAATTTAGATCCAAACGCTCCTGAAAACATCAAAGAGTTGATCATTGAAGTCATACACGAAAACAGCAACGGAAACCACGAGCAACCTTCAACATCAAACGAGGTTTCGTTGTCGAGGCAGAGCAGTAGTAGTGGTAAGACAGAGCCTTTACCGGATAAGTTTTCGAGGTCGAAGACGACGGGTCATTCGATTGTGAGGAATAAGCCGGAGGAAGAAGATCGGTATACTTTGAGATTACCGGATCATGTTAAGATTAAGGTTACGAGAAGACATAATAATAACCAAACAGAGAGTTGTATTTCGTTTGGTGAGCTTATGAGAAACAAACAAGGCCGGTTTGGTGAACTCTCTGGTCAATCACTTGTACCGGAATCCCAAAGTTAAAAGAAGATTTACAATTTTTTTGTTGACATTATTCATTACATGTTTTTCTTTTTGTATTTTGTTAGTAGGATACTTAAGATATCTTTGTCTAATGATGATGACTGAAGAATGAAACACGCTTAGATCGACTATTCCATTCAGAAAAAGAAAAAGTATAGATACTTGAATCAGTTACATAAACTAGAGGAATCAATATTATTAATTCAGAGTTTATGGCCAAACATATGAATATTGAATTGTTTTTGTCAATTAAGACAGAGTTTACTTTTTCAAGGAATCTAATATTGGAACAATAAGATACTTCAAAACAGTTATATTGGAATAATAAGAGCAATATTATCGGTAAAAACGTTTTTGGGTTCTTAAATTTTTGTTTTTTTTTGTTTTCTGATTTTTAAAAAAAAATTAAAAATGAATCAACCGCGGGCCACCACGTGTCAGTAGGGTCCGCGAACAGTACAAAGACCAAACCAAAACGCTTCTTATTTAGTTTCTTCTCCCTTCGGTTTTTTTGTGTTTTTTTGTGGGTCCCCCCCTTAAGAAACCTCAAATTTGCTTGGATAATGTTGCTCTAAGATACTTGAAAACAGTAAGATACCTGCAAAATATGAACGAAATTGATATGAGTCTTACAAAAAAAAAATATGAATATTGAATTGTTTTTGTCAATTAAGATACACATAAGATATCATCTCCAAATTCTGTTTAGGGGCTTTTTGAATGGCAAAACGATAATATTCTGCTCGATTAGAAGATAGTGGCTGCATATATTACAAAATAAACTTACTATTTTTCTTTACTGTTAAGTTATATTATGTTTAAATAAAAAAATAAAAAATAGTAATAGTTTCAGAACATTAAACTTTAAATACTGAACGTTAAACTCTAAACTATTGGATAAATCAATTGGTTGTTGAGCATATGCAATATGGAGGAGCCAGGTTGGCTCAAGAAAATCATGGGTTCTTGGGCAAAATAGTTTTATTTTTTTTCACATATATATATATATATATATAGATATTTTATGCAAAAAAAATATTTGGGTCCTGATACTAATGCAAAAAAATATTTGGGTCCTGATACTAATGCCCCTTGCCCATATGCCTAAGCCCGCCCTGGGAGGAGCCAGAAGCATTTGGCATGTATTGGAGAGATGGGGATGCAGCGTGTCGTCACTTGTAACAGTCTGATCAATGGGTTGTCCAAAGAGGGTCACAACGGGATGAAGTTGTTTGTGTCGATGAAGATCATACAATTATGTTGTTCATAATCTATGCAAAGATGGGTGGGCGGGCTCGTATGCGCTTCAAAATTTCTCTTGTTGTGTTACAATAAAGGATTGAAATTACGTCGTCAGCTAGACGAGCAGTAGTGTTGTCAGGTTTACGGATGACGGTATATTATCAGGCAGCAAGGAGAACACAATACACAAGCAAAATTGCTTTTGAGTTCACTGCACTAATGTATCCTTAAGACACTGGATATATCTTAGAGAAAGTTCTTGATCATGTAAGAGCTACCTCATAGAGTCTCTCACCATTATAGTATAATATTATTTCTGATAAAGTTAAGTTAAATGTATTTTTTTTCTGAAAAGCTAATCACTAATTAAGTTCCATGTGTTTTGATAGTATCTTATGGGGTTCTTGCATGTTTTTAAACCAGATACGAACTTCGAAAATTTGTTCTCTCCTATTTGTAATATTTTTTTAGTTTAATAGGTGAAATATTGTCCTAGAACCTACAACTGAAAATGTTCTAAGAAAATCATTATTGATTAAGAATTTTCATGAGTCTCTCATCTCAACTTTTAGTCTTTAAACTAGACTTTTAGTCTTTAAACTAGAAAGTGTAGATTTGCTTCTCACTTATTGATCCAAAATTGATTTAAAAACTATTATTTTTTTATGTGTCGAATCTTAACAATTGAATTTTTATGTTTTTATCATTTGTTTCGTTTACCAAAATGTGATATTTGTTTGAAATATATTTAAAGATAATATGTGTGATTTAATAGTATAGATATTCTCTCGTGGAGAACAATGTGTTCTCATTTTTGAAATGTAATAATGGTATCGAAATTGATTTTTTTTTCTTGTTATATATTTGTATGATCGTTATAACCATCAACCTACACTATTTTCCTGTCCCTATTTGATTTAGATATTACACTTTTGACCCGTTCGTTTAAAACGCAATTATTTTTTTGTTGACCAATTTGATAAAATTTTCATGAATTTTTAAATTTATTAGAAAATAAATATTTAAAAGTTGTTATAATATAATGTTTGAGTTTCAAGCAGTGTTTTCATATCTTACCCAAATCCGTGGTTGAACCGGTAAATCTAGCGGTCCTGTATATAATATGGTTTAGATTTAATGAAAATTCTTTAACTAAAAATCTTATTGAACCCGGTAAAACCCACTATTAACAAGTTAGAGGTAATCATTATAAAAATGATTTGAATTTAACAAAATTTAAAAGAAACAAACACACATTCAAATAAATGAATTATATCACGTGGTTGAATTTGATACGCTCCTGATGGACTGCAGTCATATTGTTGTAGTACATTGTTATATTGTAATTTTGAGTAATATATGTTTTAAAGAATAAAACCACATGGTTAAAATAGTTTTCCTAACTGATTTGTGTATAATAAAAGTACCTTTTGTGTATAATAGGTTTTTCAAAAAGATATAGTTCATAACGAAATTTATGTGTATAATAAAATATGAGCACTAGAAGTTTGATTTTATGAGCTATATTAAGATTAAATTACATTTGGAAACAAATTTTTTTCTCAAATGATACCAATGGATATTCAAATTTGGGCATTTAACTAATGAATAATTTTGATTATTATGACCCAAACTCATGATTTGATAGAGATGCATTTGTAGTTATATACTTATATGCCCAAAACTAAAAGACTAAAATGTCATTAATTATAATTAAAAAAGTTTTGGAAAAGTAGTTGCATTTTAGGTAAAAAAAATTTTTTTAATGAGAAATAAAAAAACAAGAATGATCATCTTTTATTAGTATCGATAATGTTAACCATTAAAATTTTCATACAAATAAAGAGAGTTTTTCAACAAATAACATAGCTGTCTCTTATATGAGAGATTGTGATACTCTCCCTTTTCTTTTGTGCTATTTTCTTTTATGGGTGAGAGATTAAGCAATCTAGAGGCTCTAAGTGTTCTTTGGTGATAATTGTGATTCGACTTCGAGATGTCTCTATTGGAACTAGAGGTTCTTTTTAGTCTGCATCAATGGAGTCTAATATCAGGTGTAGCGTAAACTTCTCATTAGTTAGGTTTTTCTCATACCAACCTGTGGAGAAATGTTCTCAGAAAAAAAAAACCCAGTGGAGAAATGTATCTTTTTTTTTTTTTTGTAAATCAGCCTTCAAATTAAAACTTAAATCGGTTACATAATGGATAGAGCATGTTTGGCCACACGGTCAGCTCTATGATTATCTAGTCTAGGAATGAACTTAAACTCAACGACATTAAAGAGGGTAGATAGGAATTGAATATCCTTGAGGAGAACGGCGATCTCGACATGTCTTCCCCTTGAATTCACCAAATTAATGAGAATCTGAGAATCAGAACAGATGAGGAGAGCGTTAATCCCGCAATGCAGAGCAGAGGTCATGGCATCTCTCAATGCCAAGGTTTCCGCAGTTAGGGGCGATGCTACGAAGGTAGCTGTCGCTGAATGAGAGGAGGATGAACCCGCATCATCAATGATCCAAGCAAGTCCTGCACACTTCGTTGATGGATTCCATGCGGCGTCCGTGTACATGCAAGTTCTAGACGAGACTAGATTGGGATCCTGGTTGATGCGAGGGTTGATTTGATGATGGGTAGGGTTTAGATTCTGAGCAGAGGTCCACTCGCGGGCTTCTCGGATTGCCTTCAGGATTGTCTCCTCTGGTGAGAAGTGGCGTTTTTGGAAGATCAATTGGTTTCTGGAGATCCAGAGGTTCCAACAGATCCAAGCAGAGAGTATCCCTGGGCCTAGTCCTGTAGGCGGTAGGAAAGGAATCCGTCGGAGCAGGTCAAGACAGGTCCACGTTGTTGTAGTGAGAGTTATGGTCAAGGTCGAAGCCAGCGGAGCTAGGTCCCAGACTTCATGGGCATACGTACAAGTGAAGAGGACATGGAACACAGATTCAGTCTCATTACATCGAGTACAACTGTTTGATAGATGTATGTTTCTGACTGAAAATTGTTCTCCAACTGGTAAAGCATCATGAAGGGCGCTCTAGAGGAAAAGTTTTATCTTCTCTGCTGCCTTCAGATTCCATACATTTTCTAACCAGTCTTGATTCATCGAATGTACAGGTCTCTCTTCATTGATGAGTGTCTCCATCTGCGTTTTGTATCCGGATTTTGTGGAGTATTCACCTGATTGGCTTCGGAGCCACACCAGTTCATCAGGGCCGTTGCAGATGGAAGGTTTAATTTGAAGTACTTCTGCCTTATGGAAGGGAAGAACGAGATCGATCTTATGGATGTCCCATTCTGTGGAATTGTCCATCATGAGGTCCGCAACTAGAAGATCCTTAAATGCTTCTGGGGCAGGTCCAAAGGGTCGCTGTTGGCATAATGTTGACAACCAAGGATCATTCCACACGCTGATGTTAGTACCTGTGCCGACAATCCACCCCAAGTGTTTTACTAACAGGTCTCGACCAATCAGTACACTCTTCCATCCATGGGAGGATGATTTAGCTGCTTGAACTGATAAAAAGGTTCTTCCTTACAGTGCTTCCCCAGTAAGCATCGAGCAAGGAGACAGGAAGGTTTTGTGATTATTCTCCAGCTTAATTTCGCTAGAAGAGCATCATTAAACGTAGGTATGTCTTTGAATCCTAGACCTCCCAGTTTTTTTGGTTTTGCCATCTTCTTCCACGAAATCCACGATATTTTCCTCTTATCTTGTGTAGAATCCCACCAGAAGCGCGTTAGCAGAGATTGGATTTGGGCACAGAGGGTTTGGGGGAGCTTAAAGAAGGACATTGCATGCGATGGTATTGTGGCCAATACAGAGCGTAGCATCACCATCTTCCCTGCTCTGGATAGGTGTTTTGAGGACCAGCAAATAGCTTTGCGCTTCATACGATCGACTATGAATCCAAAGGCATCGCGCTTCCAGCGACCAAATTGCTCAGGCAGTCCTAGGTATTTCCCAAAGCCTCCACTATTTTCTATGCCTAGGATCTGCTTTATCTGCGCTTTTAGTTCATTGCTTGAATTTTTTGAGAAAGAGACTGCAGATTTTTGAGTGTTGATTAGCTGCCCCGAGAGTGATTCATAGGTAGCTAGGATCTTGTTTAGCGTTTGGGCATTGGCTGCGTTTGCTTTGCAGAAGAACATAGTATCATCTGCAAAGAGCAGATGATTTATGATTGGTACGCCTGATGCAAGGGCTATTCCTTTGAGTTTCCCATTCCTTTGTCCCAGGTTGCATAGACTTGATAGGAGTTCCCCGCAGAGGATAAAGATATAGGGGGATAGAGGGTCACCTTGTCTTATTCCTCTGCCGGGTTTGACATTTCCTTTTGATGCATCATTGATTATGAATGAGAAGCTGACTGTCGAAATGCATTGCATGATCCAATCTGCGAAGGTAGGGTGAAAGCCAAATCTTAGGATAGCAAGCTTGATGAAGTCCCATTCTAACCTGTCATAAGCTTTGCTCATGTCAGTTTTGACAGCCATATAACAATGTTTCTTCGCCTTTGACTTCTTCAGATAGTGTAGCAGTTCATGGGTGATCAAAATATTATCTGATATGGCTCTTTGTGGGACAAATGCAGATTGGGTTTCGGTGATGAGGTCACCAAGGAGAGGCTGGAGGCGCTTAGCTAGGAGTTTCGAGATGATTTTGTAGCTCACATTGCAGAGCGCTATCGGCCTGTAGTCTGAGACCTTCATAGGGCTGAGTATCTTTGGAATCAGCCTGAGATGGGTTTCGTAGATCGAGCTTGGCATTTGGCCTGAGTGAAAGAACTCTTTGACCTCTCTAACCACATCGTTTCCTATCACCTGCCAGTTTGATTGAAAGAAGTAAGATGAAAAACCATCAGGTCCCGGTGCCTTGCCCGGGTGAATGGAAAAGAGAGCGTTCTTAATCTCCTCTGAATCAGGTAAGCGAATCAGTCTCTGGTTTGTAGCCTCAGAGATGATTGGTTGGATGGCTTCATTGATCACTGCTTCCATAATGTCAGGGTCGCGGGGAATAGGAGTGAAGATATTAGCAAAATATGTCTCCATTGTGGCTGCGATATCTTCCTCTGTGAACATCGGCTTACCATCTGCATCCTCAATTACAGTAAGTTTATTGAGTGTTCTTCTTTTCCTAGTAGAGGCGTGGAAAAAGCCTGTGTTCTTGTCTCCCAAGTTTAACCAGAGTTGTCTGCTTCGTTGGTACCAATGGTCTTCTTCGTTCTTGTATGTTTTTTTCAACTCTTCATAGAGTCCAGCAAGACGTGTTTCATTGGGTATAGAAGCCGACAGTAGCTGGTCAATTTGTCTCTTTAAGTCCTCCAATCGCGTCTTTAGCTCAACTTGTTGTTGTTTTGACCATTTGATAATAGCTGTTCTGCACTTGTCAATCTTCTGTTTGACCTTAAGTTGTATCTCCTCTGCCCAAATATCTTCCACCAGTTTTTTCACTTCAGGGTTGGTACTTAAGGTCCGGTCGTATCTAAAGATTCCCTTCTTTTTCTTTCGTAGGGGTTCAAAATATGTAACAATGGGTCGATGGTCAGAACTTTCGAATCTGAGGTACTCGCAGCGGCTAGACGGATAAAGTTCTGCCCAAGAGCTATTTGAGAGCGCACGGTCTAGGCGACACTTGACATTGTGATCCCATCGTTTTCCCCTCCAAGAGAGGCAATTACCAGAGTGTTGGAGGTCATAGAGGTCACCTTCGATAAGGAAAGTTCTGAAATCTTCAAAGAATCCCCTTGTTCTTTCAGGTCCTCCTTCTTTCTCGATATTACCCGTGAGATCATTGAAATCTCCAGATAAGAACCAAGGAGCGTCACGCACCAGAGCTAATGCGGAAAGGAAGTCCCAGGTTTGCTTTCGCTTCTTCTTATCTGTGTCTCC is a genomic window containing:
- the LOC106304832 gene encoding RING-H2 finger protein ATL30-like — its product is MPITKPLGSNTTLRSQPPHQYSKPPLLVILTVILLVVFFIGFCALYFCKCFFHTVSQAWDRRYGNRSPGNQIQSQQENASQPPVNPGLEPHIIQSFPLFPFSSVKDLREDNQGLECAICLLEFEEEHVLLRLLTTCYHVFHQECIDRWLDSNKTCPVCRRNLDPNAPENIKELIIEVIHENSNGNHEQPSTSNEVSLSRQSSSSGKTEPLPDKFSRSKTTGHSIVRNKPEEEDRYTLRLPDHVKIKVTRRHNNNQTESCISFGELMRNKQGRFGELSGQSLVPESQS